One window from the genome of Methyloradius palustris encodes:
- the aceF gene encoding dihydrolipoyllysine-residue acetyltransferase, with protein MAIKEVLVPDIGNFDSVDVIEVLVKAGDVIAKDDSLLTLESDKASMDIPAPFGGTVKEVKIKVGDKIKQGVLILLLDAAEGAATAGKPAAQPSTTPVVSAVKVDDKPVAIPEPSLKVAEVPQVIQPKATPNPVAATAVGASGKLAHASPSVRKFARELGVNLALVSGSGSKNRILQADVQAFVKGELAKPRSENSGSGLTTLPMPVIDYSQFGGTEIKPLSRIKKLSGANLHRNWVTAPHVTQFDEADITDLEDFRKSMVADAEKRGVKLTLLAFLMKAVVNALRTYPNYNASLSPEGDSLILKQYYNIGFACDTPDGLVVPVVRDVNTKDVMDIARDLADLSAKARERKLKVEEMQGGCFTISSLGGIGGTMFTPIINCPEVAILGVSRSSFQPVYDAKTKSFEPRLILPLSLSYDHRVIDGADGARFTSHLRMMLSDVRRLLL; from the coding sequence ATGGCAATTAAAGAAGTTCTCGTCCCCGATATTGGTAATTTTGATAGCGTTGATGTGATTGAAGTGCTGGTGAAAGCTGGCGATGTCATTGCTAAAGATGACTCGCTGCTAACATTGGAGTCTGACAAGGCATCTATGGACATCCCTGCGCCATTTGGCGGCACGGTGAAGGAAGTCAAAATCAAGGTAGGCGACAAGATCAAGCAAGGCGTGTTGATCCTGTTGCTGGATGCTGCAGAAGGCGCAGCAACAGCAGGAAAACCTGCGGCACAGCCATCAACCACACCTGTGGTCTCTGCGGTCAAAGTTGATGACAAACCAGTTGCCATTCCAGAGCCTAGCCTCAAGGTCGCTGAAGTACCTCAGGTCATACAGCCAAAAGCAACACCAAATCCAGTCGCGGCAACTGCAGTAGGCGCTTCAGGCAAGCTCGCTCATGCGAGCCCTTCAGTGCGCAAATTTGCACGTGAACTGGGCGTGAATTTGGCGCTAGTCAGTGGTAGCGGCAGCAAAAACAGGATTCTGCAAGCTGATGTACAAGCCTTTGTTAAAGGCGAGCTCGCAAAACCGCGCTCCGAAAACAGTGGTTCAGGCCTTACAACATTGCCGATGCCAGTGATTGATTACAGTCAGTTTGGTGGTACCGAGATCAAACCATTGTCACGCATCAAGAAACTTTCTGGTGCTAACCTGCATCGGAACTGGGTCACTGCACCGCATGTTACGCAGTTTGATGAGGCTGACATTACCGACCTGGAAGATTTTCGTAAATCCATGGTGGCCGATGCTGAAAAACGTGGCGTCAAACTGACACTGCTGGCTTTCCTCATGAAAGCCGTAGTGAATGCATTGCGCACCTATCCTAACTACAATGCCTCACTTTCACCAGAAGGCGATAGCCTGATCTTAAAGCAGTATTACAACATAGGCTTTGCCTGCGATACACCAGATGGCTTGGTAGTGCCCGTGGTGCGTGATGTGAATACCAAGGACGTAATGGATATTGCACGTGATTTGGCTGACCTCTCCGCCAAGGCACGCGAACGCAAACTTAAAGTGGAAGAAATGCAAGGCGGCTGCTTCACCATCTCCAGCCTCGGTGGTATCGGTGGCACCATGTTCACGCCGATTATCAATTGCCCAGAAGTGGCGATTCTAGGTGTGTCACGCTCCAGCTTCCAGCCAGTTTATGATGCAAAAACCAAGAGCTTTGAGCCACGCCTGATCTTGCCGCTATCGCTCTCTTATGACCATCGCGTGATCGACGGTGCAGATGGCGCGCGCTTTACCAGCCACTTGCGGATGATGCTATCCGACGTTCGCCGCTTGCTGCTCTAA
- the birA gene encoding bifunctional biotin--[acetyl-CoA-carboxylase] ligase/biotin operon repressor BirA, giving the protein MTHSLTFPILRRLSDGRFHSGQALAKHFKVTRSTIWNALQEAETLGVSIFSVRGRGYRLPAPVHLLDRASVITALGEQQSAFNIEIHDQLESTNTYLMEKAAQNIAGATCIAALLQTRGRGRRGRLWQSGVGNSLTFSLLWRFQSGAAALSGLSLAVGVALIRTLHGLGIASAQLKWPNDVLIGHQKLAGILIELQGDMDGPSAAVIGIGINLRMPQELRNCIDQPVIDLESATQQDVNPNELLALLLQSLSHVLHDFEHHGFANLRAEWTQYHAYQNKPVRLLLPNGSELHGVVNGVAPDGILLVNTDSGEQRFSAGEISLRGLI; this is encoded by the coding sequence ATGACACACAGCCTCACATTCCCCATTTTGCGTCGATTATCCGATGGCCGTTTTCATTCAGGTCAGGCGTTGGCTAAGCATTTTAAGGTAACGCGCTCAACCATATGGAATGCGCTGCAAGAAGCTGAGACTTTGGGTGTCTCGATCTTCTCTGTACGCGGCCGAGGCTATCGTTTGCCAGCACCAGTGCACTTGCTGGATAGGGCAAGTGTCATCACTGCGCTGGGCGAGCAGCAAAGCGCTTTTAATATTGAGATTCACGACCAGTTGGAATCGACCAATACCTACCTCATGGAAAAAGCTGCGCAAAATATAGCAGGCGCCACCTGCATTGCTGCTTTGTTGCAAACGCGCGGCCGTGGTCGGCGTGGGCGACTCTGGCAATCAGGGGTTGGCAACAGCCTGACTTTCTCTTTGTTATGGCGATTTCAGTCTGGCGCTGCTGCTTTATCTGGTCTGAGCTTGGCTGTTGGTGTGGCGTTGATCCGCACATTACATGGTTTGGGTATAGCGTCTGCTCAATTGAAATGGCCGAATGATGTATTGATCGGCCACCAGAAACTGGCAGGCATTTTGATTGAGTTGCAGGGCGATATGGATGGCCCGAGCGCCGCAGTGATTGGCATTGGCATCAATCTGCGTATGCCACAGGAGCTACGCAACTGCATAGATCAGCCAGTCATTGATCTGGAAAGCGCTACGCAACAAGATGTGAATCCAAATGAATTACTGGCGTTGCTATTGCAATCTTTGAGTCACGTTTTGCATGATTTTGAACACCATGGTTTTGCCAATCTGCGTGCCGAGTGGACGCAATATCATGCCTACCAGAATAAGCCTGTGCGCTTGCTTTTACCAAATGGTAGCGAGTTGCATGGTGTAGTAAATGGTGTAGCGCCAGATGGCATTTTGCTAGTGAATACTGATAGCGGTGAGCAGCGCTTTTCTGCAGGTGAGATCAGCCTGCGAGGGCTCATATGA
- a CDS encoding glutamine--tRNA ligase/YqeY domain fusion protein, with protein sequence MSADKTPIPPASNFIRNIVERDLEHGTYANRPWAGAPGDAAQQTTGTTDPAKIRTRFPPEPNGYLHIGHAKSICLNFGLARDYNGVCHMRFDDTNPEKEEQEYVDSITDAVRWLGFGWNAFGSSHLYYASNYFDFMYRAAEYLIESGNAYIDQQTADEMRANRGTLTEPGKDSPWRNRPATESLQLFREMRDGKHADGSMILRAKIDMTSPNINMRDPAIYRIKRATHHNTGDKWCIYPMYTFAHPVEDALERITHSICTLEFEDQRPFYDWLLENLRDGGLIADPLPKQYEFARLNLTYVVLSKRKLIDLVEGHYVSGWDDPRLPTLAGARRRGYTPEGFRLFADRIGVSKADSWIEYTILEDCMRETLNESAERRIAVLDPIKLVIDNYPEGQSEDCFAPNHPLKPELGKRTVQLSKELWIEREDFMEEPTKGYFRLVPDGLVRLRYGYVVKCTGFEKDAAGNVTTVHCEYLPDTKSGTPGADAIKVKGNIHWVSAAHAYATEVRLYDRLFKEAHPGAGDRNYLDDINPNSINTITAQLELALKDAKPEDRFQFERHGYFVADQKDSVAGKPVFNRTVTLRDAWQK encoded by the coding sequence ATGTCAGCCGATAAAACCCCGATTCCTCCAGCCTCAAATTTCATTCGCAATATTGTTGAACGTGACCTTGAACATGGCACCTATGCTAATCGTCCGTGGGCAGGTGCGCCAGGGGATGCAGCACAACAGACAACGGGCACGACAGACCCGGCGAAAATACGCACGCGCTTTCCCCCTGAGCCTAATGGTTATCTCCACATCGGCCACGCCAAATCCATCTGCTTGAATTTCGGCTTGGCGCGTGATTATAACGGCGTGTGCCACATGCGGTTTGATGACACCAACCCAGAAAAAGAAGAACAGGAATACGTTGATAGCATCACTGATGCCGTACGATGGCTGGGCTTTGGCTGGAATGCCTTTGGCAGTTCACACCTGTATTACGCCAGCAATTATTTTGACTTCATGTACCGCGCGGCTGAATACCTGATTGAATCTGGCAACGCTTATATTGACCAACAAACCGCCGATGAAATGCGCGCCAATCGCGGCACGCTCACCGAGCCAGGTAAAGATTCGCCTTGGCGCAACCGCCCTGCTACGGAGTCGCTACAATTATTCCGCGAAATGCGCGATGGCAAACACGCAGATGGCAGCATGATTCTACGTGCCAAGATCGACATGACTTCGCCCAACATCAATATGCGCGACCCTGCCATCTACCGCATTAAACGGGCTACGCACCACAACACTGGCGACAAATGGTGCATCTACCCGATGTACACCTTTGCCCACCCAGTAGAAGATGCACTGGAGCGCATCACCCACTCCATCTGCACGCTGGAGTTTGAAGACCAACGCCCATTCTATGACTGGCTGCTTGAAAACCTGCGCGATGGCGGCCTGATTGCTGACCCACTGCCTAAACAATACGAATTCGCCCGCCTCAACCTCACTTACGTTGTGCTATCAAAGCGCAAGCTGATTGACCTAGTAGAAGGCCATTACGTCTCGGGCTGGGATGACCCACGCCTGCCTACGTTGGCTGGCGCACGCCGCCGTGGCTACACACCGGAAGGCTTCAGGCTGTTTGCAGACCGCATTGGCGTGAGTAAAGCAGATTCATGGATTGAATACACCATCCTCGAAGACTGCATGCGCGAAACACTGAATGAAAGTGCCGAACGTCGCATTGCTGTGCTCGATCCGATCAAACTGGTAATTGATAACTACCCTGAAGGTCAATCAGAAGATTGCTTCGCTCCCAACCATCCACTCAAACCAGAGCTGGGCAAGCGCACTGTACAACTCTCCAAAGAACTCTGGATAGAGCGCGAAGACTTCATGGAAGAGCCCACTAAAGGCTATTTCAGGCTAGTCCCCGATGGCTTGGTGCGCCTGCGCTACGGCTATGTAGTCAAATGCACGGGCTTTGAAAAAGACGCCGCAGGCAATGTCACCACAGTACATTGCGAATACCTGCCAGACACCAAATCTGGTACACCAGGTGCCGATGCAATCAAGGTTAAAGGCAATATTCACTGGGTTTCAGCCGCCCATGCCTATGCTACTGAAGTACGCCTGTATGACCGCCTGTTCAAAGAAGCACACCCCGGCGCCGGCGATAGGAACTATCTTGACGACATCAACCCTAACTCCATCAACACCATCACCGCACAACTAGAGTTGGCGCTGAAAGATGCAAAACCAGAAGATCGTTTCCAGTTTGAGCGTCATGGGTATTTTGTAGCGGATCAGAAAGACAGCGTTGCGGGAAAGCCTGTGTTTAATCGTACCGTGACTTTGCGGGATGCTTGGCAGAAATGA
- a CDS encoding flavin reductase family protein, producing the protein MIKHIELSKAYRLLNHGPVVLLSAAHEGKRDIMAVAWNMPLNFNPAQLLVVLDKTSSTRKLVEASGTFAISLPTRSQVDVIMNVGSISASQLPSQDKFSHWNLSVTPATHINAPLLDGCVGWLECKVIPEPHNQETYDLFIAEVVAAYADERVFSNGRWHFDDHDQLRTVHYTAGGAFFATGESFNVEKAATS; encoded by the coding sequence ATGATCAAACATATAGAACTAAGTAAAGCCTATCGCCTGCTTAACCATGGCCCAGTGGTATTACTGTCAGCAGCACATGAGGGTAAGCGCGATATCATGGCCGTAGCGTGGAATATGCCGTTGAATTTTAACCCTGCGCAATTATTGGTCGTGCTGGATAAAACCAGCAGTACACGCAAGCTGGTAGAGGCTTCAGGAACCTTTGCGATTTCGCTGCCTACGCGTTCGCAAGTCGACGTGATCATGAATGTGGGCTCAATCTCGGCTAGTCAGTTGCCGTCACAGGATAAGTTTTCACACTGGAATTTATCAGTCACGCCAGCCACGCATATCAATGCGCCATTGCTTGATGGCTGCGTAGGCTGGCTGGAGTGCAAGGTGATACCCGAGCCGCATAATCAAGAGACTTACGATCTGTTTATTGCTGAAGTCGTGGCGGCCTATGCTGATGAGCGTGTTTTTTCAAACGGGCGCTGGCATTTTGATGACCATGATCAACTGCGTACGGTGCATTACACCGCTGGCGGTGCTTTTTTTGCGACGGGCGAGAGTTTTAATGTAGAAAAGGCTGCGACAAGTTAA
- a CDS encoding type III pantothenate kinase — protein MILAIDAGNTRTKWGVFDAQGAMQSNGVWLNSELMQYENLMACIPHEWQACKQAVISNVAGTRLATVIKAKLAQLSISQCWVVPTKQAANLLNRYESPEKLGSDRWLAMIAVRHDYVLPALVINAGTALTLDALDIDKTMQGVFLGGLILPGLHLMQQSLLEKAADLSTLDVQSGDLQRFPLNTHSAIYSGALSAMAGAVKSMYNKLEQHVGLAPLCIVSGGDAAILIECLQSELLIDAKQLVLAEHLVLKGLYFLERSFAEGLPV, from the coding sequence ATGATATTAGCTATCGACGCAGGAAATACGCGCACTAAATGGGGTGTGTTTGATGCTCAAGGCGCTATGCAGTCAAACGGCGTTTGGCTCAATAGTGAGCTGATGCAATATGAGAACCTGATGGCATGTATTCCGCACGAATGGCAGGCGTGCAAACAGGCAGTCATATCTAATGTCGCAGGCACAAGGCTTGCTACCGTAATCAAGGCTAAGCTCGCGCAACTTAGTATCAGTCAGTGTTGGGTAGTGCCGACCAAACAAGCAGCTAATTTGCTTAATCGTTATGAGTCGCCAGAAAAGCTTGGGAGTGACCGCTGGCTGGCGATGATTGCAGTGAGACATGACTATGTATTACCAGCATTGGTGATTAACGCAGGCACGGCATTGACATTGGACGCACTCGATATAGATAAAACGATGCAAGGCGTATTCCTGGGCGGTTTAATTTTACCCGGCCTGCATTTAATGCAACAAAGCCTGCTTGAAAAGGCGGCAGATTTATCGACATTAGATGTGCAATCTGGCGATTTACAAAGGTTTCCCCTGAATACCCATAGTGCAATCTACTCGGGTGCGCTTAGTGCAATGGCAGGGGCTGTAAAGTCTATGTATAACAAGTTAGAGCAGCATGTTGGACTCGCGCCACTCTGCATTGTGAGCGGGGGCGATGCAGCAATATTGATTGAATGTTTGCAATCAGAATTGCTCATCGACGCAAAGCAGCTGGTACTTGCCGAGCATTTGGTATTAAAAGGTTTGTATTTTTTAGAGCGCTCTTTTGCTGAGGGTTTACCTGTATGA
- a CDS encoding SPOR domain-containing protein yields MKWLLWILLLLNVLMLAYFNLSQTPAVVHSQGTDLHPEKIILLTQKEMDDMPKQGDMGVEIKPSMPITEAPPVVYSCYEWGSFSPANLPRARNVLTKFSLEATMKQVTSIESVRYWIYVPPLKSPEAAQAKLEELTGLGVQESFIVKEPQWRNAISLGVFKDEQLAAKLLEDLKARGVRSAVKGVRNNEKSQASLLINHVSPEMASEINKLKPDFAGSELKPVSCQ; encoded by the coding sequence ATGAAGTGGTTGTTATGGATACTGTTATTACTCAATGTACTCATGTTGGCTTATTTCAATTTGAGCCAAACACCAGCGGTTGTGCACAGTCAGGGCACTGATTTACATCCCGAAAAAATCATTCTGCTGACGCAGAAAGAGATGGATGACATGCCTAAGCAGGGTGATATGGGTGTCGAAATCAAACCATCAATGCCAATTACAGAAGCGCCCCCAGTGGTCTATAGCTGTTATGAATGGGGCAGTTTCTCGCCAGCCAACCTGCCAAGAGCGCGCAATGTTTTGACCAAGTTTTCACTAGAAGCTACTATGAAGCAAGTGACCTCAATTGAATCTGTGCGATACTGGATTTATGTGCCACCGCTGAAGTCGCCAGAGGCCGCGCAGGCCAAGCTGGAAGAGTTGACTGGTTTGGGCGTGCAAGAGAGTTTTATCGTAAAAGAGCCGCAATGGCGTAATGCCATTTCACTGGGTGTCTTTAAGGATGAGCAATTAGCAGCTAAACTGTTAGAAGATTTAAAAGCGCGTGGTGTCAGGTCAGCAGTCAAAGGCGTGCGTAACAACGAAAAAAGTCAGGCCAGTTTGTTAATCAATCATGTGTCGCCAGAGATGGCGTCGGAGATTAATAAACTCAAGCCAGATTTTGCAGGTAGTGAACTTAAACCGGTATCTTGCCAATAG
- the aceE gene encoding pyruvate dehydrogenase (acetyl-transferring), homodimeric type yields MALTPDIDPQETHEWLDAIAAVLENEGPERAHFLLETLIDKARRSGAYLPYNATTAYVNSIPTNLQAPLAGNPEMERRIRALVRWNAIMTVLRANEKSPGVGGHIASFQSAATLYDVGFNHFFRAANESFGGDCIYFQGHSSPGVYARAFLEGRISEEQLDNFRQETGGKGISSYPHPWLMPDFWQFPTVSMGLGPLAGIYQARFLKYIHDRGIADTSDRKVWVFCGDGEMDEPESQGAISLASREKLDNLIFVINCNLQRLDGPVRGNGKIIQELESNFRGSGWNVLKVIWGSYWDPLLAMDKDGLLKKRMEECVDGEYQNFKAKGGAYTREHFFGKYPELKEMVAAMSDQDIWRLNRGGHDPHKVYAAYAAATKHKGQPTVILAKTVKGYGMGDAGEGQNITHQQKSMDIDSLKKFRDRFDLPLTDEQVESLSYYKPAADSPELQYLAERSTAMGGHVPKRRRKGNELTVPELSAFENMLGATGDREISTTMAFVRILSTLVRDKQIGKYVVPIVPDEARTFGMEGMFRQLGIYSSVGQLYEPMDSDQVMYYKESKDGQILEEGINEAGSFASWLAAATSYSVTGVQMIPFYIYYSMFGFQRIGDFAWAAGDSRARGFLLGATAGRTTLNGEGLQHEDGHSHLMSATIPNCVSYDPTFAYELAVIIQEGLRRMVQNQEDVYYYITLMNENYSHPEMPKDSAEGILKGMYSFSKSKAKGPKVQLMGSGVILREVIAAGALLEKDWGVSADVWSATSFTELRREGMDVERWNLLNPEKKQKETYVGKLLSKAEGPVIASTDYMRSFADQIRNFIPNRFVALGTDGYGRSDSREALRSFFEIDRYYIVLAALKALADDGKLPASKATEAIKKYNIDINRANPTTI; encoded by the coding sequence ATGGCATTAACCCCCGATATTGATCCTCAAGAAACCCACGAATGGCTCGATGCTATCGCAGCGGTACTTGAGAACGAGGGACCTGAACGCGCGCATTTCTTACTTGAAACCCTGATTGACAAGGCAAGACGCTCTGGCGCCTACCTGCCTTACAACGCAACGACTGCTTACGTAAATAGCATCCCCACCAATCTGCAGGCGCCATTAGCTGGCAACCCTGAGATGGAACGCCGCATCCGTGCGCTGGTGCGCTGGAACGCAATCATGACGGTATTGCGCGCCAATGAGAAATCGCCTGGTGTTGGTGGTCATATTGCAAGTTTCCAGTCTGCTGCTACTTTATATGACGTAGGCTTTAACCACTTTTTCCGCGCTGCCAATGAAAGTTTTGGCGGCGACTGTATTTATTTCCAGGGTCATTCCTCCCCTGGTGTTTACGCACGTGCTTTCCTTGAAGGCCGCATCAGCGAAGAACAGCTTGATAACTTCCGCCAGGAAACTGGTGGCAAGGGCATTTCCAGCTACCCGCATCCATGGCTGATGCCAGACTTCTGGCAGTTCCCAACCGTATCCATGGGTCTAGGTCCTTTGGCTGGTATTTATCAGGCACGCTTCCTCAAGTACATTCATGATCGCGGCATTGCGGATACTTCAGACCGTAAAGTCTGGGTATTCTGCGGTGATGGTGAAATGGACGAGCCTGAGTCACAAGGCGCTATTTCACTAGCTTCACGTGAGAAACTGGATAACTTGATTTTTGTCATCAACTGTAATTTACAACGCCTAGACGGCCCAGTGCGCGGCAATGGCAAGATCATCCAGGAACTGGAATCCAATTTCCGCGGTTCTGGCTGGAATGTGTTGAAAGTGATCTGGGGCTCTTACTGGGATCCATTGTTGGCGATGGACAAAGACGGTCTGCTCAAAAAACGCATGGAAGAATGCGTGGACGGCGAGTACCAGAACTTCAAGGCCAAGGGTGGCGCTTACACACGTGAACACTTCTTCGGCAAGTACCCTGAATTGAAGGAAATGGTAGCCGCCATGAGCGACCAGGATATCTGGCGCCTGAACCGTGGTGGCCATGATCCGCATAAAGTGTATGCAGCTTATGCCGCAGCGACTAAACATAAAGGTCAGCCTACCGTTATCCTAGCCAAGACCGTCAAGGGCTACGGCATGGGCGATGCAGGCGAAGGCCAGAACATTACCCACCAGCAGAAGAGCATGGATATCGACTCACTGAAGAAATTCCGTGATCGTTTCGACCTGCCATTAACTGATGAGCAAGTCGAAAGCCTCTCGTACTACAAACCTGCGGCAGATTCACCAGAGTTGCAATACCTGGCTGAGCGCAGCACCGCGATGGGGGGCCATGTGCCCAAGCGTCGCCGTAAAGGTAATGAACTGACCGTGCCTGAGCTATCAGCATTCGAGAACATGCTGGGTGCAACGGGTGACCGTGAAATCTCTACCACCATGGCGTTCGTGCGCATCCTCTCCACATTGGTACGCGATAAGCAGATCGGCAAATATGTGGTGCCTATCGTGCCGGATGAAGCACGTACTTTCGGTATGGAAGGCATGTTCCGTCAGCTAGGCATCTACTCTTCAGTAGGCCAGTTGTACGAACCTATGGACTCTGACCAGGTGATGTACTACAAGGAGTCTAAAGACGGCCAGATTCTGGAAGAAGGCATCAACGAAGCTGGCTCATTCGCTAGCTGGTTAGCCGCAGCAACCTCGTACAGCGTGACCGGCGTGCAGATGATTCCGTTCTACATCTACTACTCCATGTTCGGCTTCCAGCGAATTGGCGACTTTGCCTGGGCAGCCGGTGACTCACGTGCGCGCGGCTTCTTGCTAGGTGCTACCGCTGGTCGTACAACGCTAAATGGCGAAGGCTTGCAGCACGAAGATGGCCATAGCCACCTAATGTCTGCCACCATCCCCAACTGCGTGTCTTACGACCCGACATTTGCTTATGAACTGGCCGTGATTATCCAGGAAGGCCTGCGCCGCATGGTGCAGAACCAGGAAGATGTTTACTACTACATCACCCTGATGAACGAGAACTACAGCCATCCAGAAATGCCTAAAGATAGCGCTGAAGGCATACTCAAAGGTATGTATTCTTTCAGCAAATCAAAAGCCAAAGGCCCCAAGGTACAGTTAATGGGTAGCGGCGTGATCCTGCGCGAAGTGATTGCTGCTGGCGCATTGCTGGAAAAAGACTGGGGCGTATCCGCCGATGTCTGGAGTGCTACCAGCTTTACCGAGCTGCGCCGCGAAGGCATGGATGTAGAGCGCTGGAACTTGCTCAACCCTGAGAAAAAACAGAAAGAAACCTATGTTGGCAAGTTGCTGAGCAAGGCTGAAGGCCCAGTGATTGCTTCTACTGACTATATGCGCTCATTTGCCGACCAGATTCGCAACTTCATCCCCAACCGCTTTGTTGCACTGGGTACTGATGGCTATGGCCGCTCTGATTCACGCGAAGCGTTGCGTAGTTTCTTTGAAATTGATCGCTACTACATCGTATTAGCCGCATTGAAGGCGCTGGCAGACGACGGCAAACTGCCAGCGAGCAAGGCGACTGAAGCTATCAAGAAATATAATATTGATATTAACCGTGCTAACCCAACCACTATTTAG
- the lpdA gene encoding dihydrolipoyl dehydrogenase, producing MSNLVEVLVPDIGNFESVDVIEVLVKAGDVIAKEDSLITVESDKASMDIPSSQSGTVKEVKIKVGDKVAKGSLILLVEAEASATATPAKTEAPAPQAAAVAAPTQAIVATGSSDINTQVVVLGSGPGGYTAAFRAADLGLQVVLIERYATLGGVCLNVGCIPSKALLHTAKVITEAEETAHHGVSFSAPKIDLDTLRNWKANDVVGKLTGGLAAMAKQRGVTVVTGLGKFTSPNQIAVTGADGKVTTVGFENAIIAAGSQATKFPGAPEDDRIMDSTGALALADIPKRMLVIGGGIIGLEMGTVYDALGTKVSVVEFMDGLITGCDRDLVRPLQKRMEKRFESIMLSTKVAKIEAKKDGIHVSFEGQGVENGSAPKDAQLYDRVLVSIGRKPNGKNIGAESAGVAVDDRGFIAVDKQMRTNVPHIFAIGDIVGQPMLAHKATHEGKVAAEVIAGHKVEFQAMVIPSVAYTDPEVAWAGITETEAKAKGIEIEKASFPWAASGRALSIARTEGSTKLIFDKETHRVIGAGIVGVNAGELLAEAVLAIEMGADAHDLGLTIHAHPTLSETICFAAEMKEGTITDLYIKKR from the coding sequence ATGAGTAATTTAGTTGAAGTATTAGTGCCAGACATCGGCAATTTCGAGAGTGTCGATGTGATTGAAGTACTGGTAAAAGCTGGCGATGTGATCGCAAAAGAAGACTCTCTGATTACGGTAGAGTCTGACAAAGCGTCGATGGATATCCCCTCTTCCCAGTCTGGCACTGTAAAAGAAGTTAAGATCAAAGTAGGCGATAAAGTGGCTAAAGGGTCATTAATTCTGCTGGTTGAAGCAGAAGCCTCTGCAACAGCTACTCCTGCAAAAACAGAAGCTCCAGCGCCTCAAGCTGCAGCAGTTGCCGCACCTACGCAAGCAATCGTGGCAACTGGCAGCAGCGATATCAATACCCAAGTCGTTGTCTTAGGCTCAGGCCCTGGTGGCTACACTGCTGCGTTCCGCGCCGCAGACTTAGGTTTACAAGTTGTTCTGATTGAGCGTTACGCCACGCTAGGTGGTGTTTGCTTGAACGTAGGCTGCATTCCCTCCAAAGCGCTATTGCATACAGCCAAAGTGATCACAGAAGCTGAAGAAACCGCACATCATGGCGTGAGTTTTAGTGCACCCAAGATTGACTTAGATACCCTGCGCAACTGGAAAGCTAACGATGTGGTTGGAAAGCTCACTGGCGGCTTGGCAGCAATGGCCAAACAACGCGGCGTAACCGTAGTTACTGGCCTAGGTAAATTTACCAGCCCGAATCAAATTGCCGTTACTGGGGCTGACGGCAAAGTCACCACTGTAGGTTTTGAGAATGCAATTATCGCCGCAGGCTCACAAGCCACCAAATTTCCAGGTGCGCCAGAAGATGATCGCATCATGGATTCCACTGGTGCGCTGGCGCTGGCCGACATTCCTAAACGTATGCTGGTGATTGGCGGCGGCATCATCGGCCTAGAAATGGGCACAGTATATGATGCTCTTGGCACTAAGGTCAGCGTGGTTGAATTCATGGATGGCCTGATCACTGGTTGCGACCGTGACCTAGTGCGCCCTTTGCAGAAGCGCATGGAGAAACGCTTTGAAAGCATCATGCTTTCAACCAAAGTCGCCAAGATCGAAGCCAAAAAAGACGGCATTCATGTCAGCTTTGAGGGCCAAGGTGTTGAAAATGGTTCTGCACCTAAAGATGCTCAACTTTATGACCGTGTACTCGTGTCTATAGGCCGCAAACCAAATGGCAAGAATATCGGTGCGGAATCAGCTGGAGTAGCAGTCGATGACCGTGGCTTTATCGCCGTGGATAAACAGATGCGCACCAATGTGCCTCACATCTTTGCCATCGGTGACATCGTCGGACAGCCTATGCTGGCACACAAAGCCACTCATGAGGGCAAAGTTGCCGCAGAAGTGATTGCTGGCCACAAGGTTGAGTTCCAGGCTATGGTGATTCCATCTGTGGCTTATACCGACCCTGAAGTGGCATGGGCAGGCATCACGGAAACTGAAGCCAAAGCTAAAGGTATTGAGATTGAAAAAGCCTCATTCCCTTGGGCCGCCAGCGGTCGTGCCCTTTCGATTGCGCGTACCGAAGGCAGCACCAAGCTGATTTTCGATAAAGAAACTCATCGCGTGATTGGTGCTGGCATTGTTGGCGTAAATGCTGGCGAATTACTGGCAGAAGCCGTACTTGCCATTGAAATGGGGGCAGATGCGCATGACTTGGGTTTAACCATCCACGCGCACCCTACCTTGTCTGAAACGATCTGTTTTGCTGCCGAAATGAAGGAAGGTACGATTACCGACCTGTACATCAAGAAGCGCTGA